Proteins found in one Hirundo rustica isolate bHirRus1 chromosome Z, bHirRus1.pri.v3, whole genome shotgun sequence genomic segment:
- the LOC120765817 gene encoding uncharacterized protein LOC120765817, whose product MGRLQGKLTKRQQQVEQLRLELKKERENGQGKLQEAQRKMKAMEKRHKKEMERMRRLMHRHPLAKQMRMDAGSAAAAASFEEASSPQPENSSTNSSSRSSEEREKRCLEQLRRAVSVGDPEKKYTAWQHIGSGGFGTVYKALDAATGRAILPCVNIKQSGERMLRLFPIYLQRECRVMRLLMLRCLMVLCKRSSMANTIWALTECLIEVLKDEDREVVWMTLSLLNGMFQNRDVPIASSVALLLVEALQPRFNNVKLCATPHPTPPECCQELFSCVFSVPWPGRPGIGSAEVLALFTSMSEVLALFTIMCSCSPFTSFKQ is encoded by the exons ATGGGCCGGCTGCAGGGAAAGCTAaccaaaaggcagcagcaggtagagcagctgaggctggagctgaAGAAGGAGCGGGAGAACGGGCAG GGCAAGCTGCAGGAAGCTCAGAGGAAGATGAAGGCAATGGAGAAGAGgcacaaaaaagaaatggaaaggatGCGGCGCCTCATGCATCGGCACCCGCTGGCTAAACAAATGCGG ATGGACGCGGGCTCTGCCgctgcagcagcatccttcGAAGAGGCCTCCTCTCCGCAGCCTGAAAACTCGAGCACAAACAGTTCGTCCCGCTCAagcgaggagagagagaagcggtgcctggagcagctga ggAGGGCTGTGAGCGTGGGAGATCCAGAGAAGAAATACACTGCGTGGCAACACATTGGCAGTGG GGGTTTCGGGACCGTTTATAAGGCCTTGGATGCTGCCACAGGACGAGCG ATCCTGCCTTGCGTTAACATAAAGCAATCGGGTGAACGCATGCTACGGCTTTTCCCCATCTACCTACAGAGGGAGTGCAGAGTGATGCGTCTCCTCATGCTCAGATGCCTCATGGTACTCTGCAAGAGATCCTCTATG GCCAACACAATATGGGCCCTGACTGAATGCCTCATAGAGGTGCTGAAGGATGAAGACAGGGAAGTGGTGTGGATGACCCTCTCCCTGCTCAATGGCATGTTCCAGAACAGAGATGTGCCAATTGCCAGTTCTGTCGCTCTGCTGCTGGTTGAGGCACTCCAGCCACGCTTCAACAATGTAAAGCTCTGTGCCAcgccccaccccaccccccccgaATGCTGCCAGGAACTGTTCTCTTGTGTATTCTCAGTTCCATGGCCAGGTAGGCCTGGAATAGGCAGTGCTGAGGTTCTTGCTCTCTTCACTAGCATGAGTGAGGTTCTTGCTCTCTTCACTATCATGTGCAGCTGTTCTCCCTTCACCTCTTTCAAGCAGTGA